The proteins below come from a single Parageobacillus thermoglucosidasius genomic window:
- the purE gene encoding 5-(carboxyamino)imidazole ribonucleotide mutase, translating to MQPLVGVIMGSQSDWETMKHACDILEELQIPFEKKVVSAHRTPDYMFEYAETAEKRGIKVIIAGAGGAAHLPGMVAAKTTLPVIGVPVQSKALNGLDSLLSIVQMPGGVPVATVAIGKAGATNAGLLAAAMLGIHYPHYMEALKKRREMMRKSVMESSDHLV from the coding sequence GTGCAGCCGCTCGTTGGAGTGATTATGGGAAGTCAATCGGATTGGGAGACGATGAAACATGCTTGCGATATATTGGAAGAATTGCAAATTCCGTTTGAAAAAAAAGTAGTTTCTGCCCATCGTACGCCAGATTACATGTTTGAATACGCAGAAACGGCGGAAAAAAGAGGCATTAAAGTCATTATTGCCGGTGCCGGGGGAGCGGCGCATTTGCCTGGGATGGTTGCTGCTAAAACGACGCTTCCCGTCATTGGGGTGCCAGTACAGTCAAAAGCATTAAACGGATTAGATTCGCTTTTGTCCATTGTTCAAATGCCCGGAGGTGTACCAGTGGCGACGGTTGCTATCGGCAAAGCGGGAGCTACGAATGCGGGACTTTTAGCAGCAGCGATGTTAGGCATTCATTACCCTCATTATATGGAAGCGCTGAAAAAAAGAAGAGAAATGATGAGAAAAAGCGTGATGGAAAGTAGTGATCATCTTGTATAA
- the purK gene encoding 5-(carboxyamino)imidazole ribonucleotide synthase: MIILYKQIVPGQTIGIIGGGQLGRMMAIAAKEMGFRVAVLDPTPDSPCGQVADIEIIAEYNDFAAIQKLAAVSDVITYEFENIDADALNWLVEHAYVPQGSRLLAITQDRASEKKAITDAGLPVAPYVKVQSKEDLFSGIETIGLPCVLKTCRGGYDGKGQFVIRSKEDSVQALSLLETGPCVLERWLSFDKEISVIVTRNGYGAMAVFPVAENIHIDNILHKTIVPARISGHIAKKAVRYAETLADYFGLVGTLAVEMFLTKEGDIYINELAPRPHNSGHYTINACATSQFAQHIRAVCNWPLGSTELLKPAVMVNILGEHVEPIIQNIATLRDAHLHLYGKKEAKPKRKMGHVTVLAEHTDAALKTIDAWQIWNDRRKEYV, from the coding sequence GTGATCATCTTGTATAAACAAATTGTCCCTGGTCAGACGATTGGCATTATTGGCGGCGGACAACTCGGACGGATGATGGCGATCGCCGCGAAAGAAATGGGATTTCGCGTCGCTGTGCTCGACCCAACCCCAGATTCTCCATGCGGCCAAGTGGCGGATATCGAGATTATTGCGGAATATAACGATTTTGCGGCGATTCAAAAGCTTGCCGCGGTAAGCGATGTCATCACATATGAATTTGAAAATATTGACGCGGATGCTTTAAATTGGCTCGTGGAACACGCATATGTGCCGCAAGGAAGCAGGCTGCTTGCCATTACGCAGGACCGCGCGTCGGAGAAAAAGGCAATTACGGACGCGGGTCTTCCTGTTGCTCCGTATGTCAAAGTTCAATCCAAAGAAGATTTGTTCTCCGGCATCGAAACAATTGGCCTGCCATGTGTATTAAAAACGTGCCGCGGCGGATATGACGGCAAAGGGCAATTTGTCATTCGCAGCAAAGAAGACAGCGTACAGGCGCTTTCCTTATTAGAAACCGGCCCTTGCGTATTGGAACGCTGGCTTTCGTTTGACAAAGAAATTTCCGTCATCGTGACGCGAAACGGATATGGCGCGATGGCTGTATTTCCTGTTGCGGAAAATATCCATATCGACAATATTTTGCATAAAACAATTGTTCCAGCACGAATTTCCGGGCACATAGCAAAAAAAGCGGTCCGTTATGCGGAAACGCTCGCCGATTATTTTGGGCTTGTCGGAACGTTAGCGGTGGAAATGTTTTTGACAAAAGAAGGAGATATTTATATTAATGAACTTGCCCCTAGACCGCACAACTCAGGTCATTATACAATTAATGCTTGTGCGACGTCCCAATTTGCGCAGCATATCCGCGCCGTCTGCAATTGGCCGTTAGGAAGCACGGAGTTGCTAAAACCAGCCGTGATGGTAAACATTTTAGGCGAGCACGTCGAGCCAATCATTCAAAATATCGCAACACTTCGTGACGCCCATCTTCATCTTTACGGCAAAAAAGAGGCAAAACCGAAACGAAAAATGGGGCATGTTACGGTGCTTGCGGAACATACCGACGCAGCGCTGAAAACGATCGATGCATGGCAAATTTGGAATGATCGGAGGAAAGAATACGTATGA
- the purB gene encoding adenylosuccinate lyase, whose translation MIERYTRPEMGAIWTEENRFRAWLEVEILACEAWAELGVIPKEDVERIRQNASFDIARIKEIEEETRHDVVAFTRAVSETLGEERKWVHYGLTSTDVVDTALSYLLKQANEILLKDLENFIQALKEKALEHKYTVMMGRTHGVHAEPTTFGLKMALWYAEMQRNLERFKQAAETVRVGKISGAVGTYANIDPFVEQYVCEKLGLKPAPISTQTLQRDRHAYYMATLALIATSIEKFAVEIRGLQKSEVREVEEFFAKGQKGSSAMPHKRNPIGSENMTGMARVIRGYMLTAYENVPLWHERDISHSSAERIILPDATIALNYMLNRFTNIVKNLKVYPENMKKNMDRTLGLIYSQRVLLSLIDAGMTREEAYDLVQPKAMEAWEKQVPFRSLIEADERITSRLTKEQIDDCFDYRYHLKHVDTIFERLGLS comes from the coding sequence ATGATTGAACGTTACACAAGACCGGAAATGGGAGCGATTTGGACGGAAGAAAACCGTTTTAGAGCATGGCTGGAAGTGGAAATTTTAGCTTGTGAGGCGTGGGCGGAGCTTGGCGTCATTCCAAAAGAAGACGTTGAACGCATCCGGCAAAACGCTTCATTTGATATAGCGCGCATTAAAGAAATTGAAGAAGAAACGCGCCATGATGTCGTCGCTTTTACGCGCGCCGTTTCGGAAACGTTAGGTGAAGAACGGAAATGGGTGCATTACGGCTTAACGTCTACCGATGTTGTGGACACTGCCCTGTCTTATTTATTAAAACAAGCGAACGAAATTTTATTGAAGGATTTAGAAAATTTTATTCAAGCCTTAAAAGAAAAAGCGTTGGAGCATAAATATACGGTTATGATGGGGCGCACGCACGGCGTTCACGCGGAACCGACAACATTCGGTCTGAAAATGGCGCTTTGGTACGCGGAAATGCAGCGCAATTTAGAACGGTTTAAACAAGCGGCAGAGACGGTGCGTGTCGGAAAAATTTCTGGCGCGGTTGGGACGTACGCGAACATCGACCCGTTTGTTGAGCAATACGTATGCGAAAAACTTGGGTTAAAGCCGGCGCCGATTTCGACGCAAACGCTGCAGCGCGACCGCCATGCTTATTATATGGCGACGCTGGCGCTTATCGCGACATCGATTGAAAAATTTGCCGTCGAAATTCGCGGCTTGCAAAAGAGCGAAGTGCGGGAAGTGGAAGAGTTTTTCGCGAAAGGGCAAAAAGGGTCATCGGCGATGCCGCACAAGCGCAATCCGATCGGTTCGGAAAATATGACGGGAATGGCGCGCGTCATCCGCGGTTATATGCTGACGGCGTACGAAAATGTGCCGCTTTGGCATGAACGCGACATTTCTCATTCTTCCGCTGAGCGCATCATTTTGCCGGACGCAACGATCGCGCTGAACTACATGTTAAACCGCTTTACGAACATCGTGAAAAACTTGAAAGTTTACCCAGAAAACATGAAGAAAAACATGGACCGCACATTAGGGCTTATTTATTCGCAGCGCGTATTGCTCTCATTAATCGATGCGGGCATGACGCGGGAAGAAGCATACGACTTAGTGCAGCCAAAGGCGATGGAAGCATGGGAAAAGCAAGTGCCGTTCCGTTCGCTCATCGAAGCGGATGAACGAATAACAAGCCGCT